Within Micromonospora parathelypteridis, the genomic segment GTCGGTCAGGGTTGCGCCCGCAGGAATGTCGAACTTGGCGAGCCTGCGGTAGATCTGTCCGGCCGGACCGCCCGGAAAGTACCCCGGATCGGTGAGCGAGCGCCTGTCCTGGCCGGTGTCGAACAGCACCAGCCCCTTGTCGTGCTCGATCACGTACACGTTGATCGGGAGTGGTTCGGTCCACCGGCGCGACGTGTTGAGCCACCACAGCAGCGGGGTGCCGTTCGTTTCGCGGTGCTCGGGGCGGATCTGGACGGTGCCGGTGCTGACGACCGTAACCCGCTTGATCGGCTTCATCGTACTCCTTAGGTGTCGTGACATGTATGTCGCGACATGGATTAGACGCCGAAGCGACTCCCCCTGTCAAGAACCGAGGACTAGATTGTTGATCATGACGAACGAACGATGGACGCTCGGCGAAGACCTCGCCGTCAACCGGCTCGGGTACGGCACCATGAAACTCACCGGCTGGCCACGGGGTGAGGCACCTGCCCGGGACACCGCCATGGCGATCCTGCGTCGCGCCGTGGACCTTGGCGTGAACCACCTCGACACGTCCAACTACTACGCACGCGACGGCGTGTCCGCGAACGAACTCATCCGCACCGCACTGCACCCGTACCCCGATGATCTCGTCATCGTGACCAAGGTCGGTGCGTTGGTCGAGGGGCCCGACATCACGCTGCCACCCACCGAGCAGCGCGGACTCACTCCCGATGGCCTCCGCCGCGGCATCGAGGCCAACCTGCGCTCCCTCGGCGTGGACCGGCTGGACGTGGTGAACCTCCGCATGGGCGATCGCGGACACACCGACGCGCCGCTCGAAGGCGCGCTGGAAACCCTCATGTCCCTGCGTGCGGAAGGCCTCGTCCGCCACATCGGGGTCTCCAACGTCTCGCCCGAGCAGGTCGACCGGGCACGCGCCGTCGCCGAGATCGTGTGCGTGCAGAACCTCTACAACATCGCCGCCCGCGACGACGATCCACTCGTCGACACCTGCGCCGAGGCCGGTATCGCCTACGTCCCGTTCTTCCCCGTCGGCGGGTTCCAACCGCTCACCGCCGAGCACCTGAGCGCCGTCGCCAGCCGGCACGACATCACCGTGCCGCAGGTGGCTCTGGCTTGGCTGCTGGCCCGCTCACCGAACATCGTGCTCATCCCCGGCACCAGCTCCCTGGCACACCTGGAACAGAACATCGCCGCCGCCCAGGTGCGGCTGACAGAAGACGACCTCGCCCTGCTCGATGCCGCGCGGTGAGCGGCAGCCGATTGAGTACGACCGCGCGGGATCGCGGATGGAACGCCTGCGCTACGCCGGCAATGCCGCGACCGTGGCCGCGACGAAGCCGTCGGGGTTGTCCAGCATGATGTTGTGGCCGCTGTCGGGTACGGAGATCACCCGCACGCCGGCGTCGGTCAGGGCCTGCGCACCGATCGGTTCGTTGCCGGCCGGGTGGAGGTAGGTGCGCGGCACGGGCAGTTCGAGCAGCAGTTCCCGCATGGTGGGGGTGGTGCCGCGGCCGAGGTGTGCCGCCGTGCGGTAGAGCGCCTCCGGACCGGCCAGTCGCATCGTCGCCGCCCAGGCCGGGCCGACCCGGGTGAGCGTCTCGGACCGGCCGCCGCCGTGTACGAACTGCTCCTCCGTGTAGCGGGCACCGATGCCGACGCCCGGAGGCTGCGGGTCGAGGGTGGCGTCGACGAGAACCAGTGCCGAGACAAGGTGCGGATGGCGGGCGGCCAGGACGACGGCGACGGCGCCGCCCATGCTGTGTGCGATCACCTCTGCGGCGCTGACCCCGGCTGCGGTCAACGCGGTGGCGGTGAGGTCGGCGTGCTCCTCCAGGGTGTACGAGGCGTCGGCCGGCCGGTCGCTGATGCCGTGCCCGAGCAGATCCATCAGCAGACTGCGCCGTCCGGCCAGGGCGGGGTTGGCGGCCACCGCCGCGTAGTACGTCGGCGAGGAGGCGCCGAGTCCGTGCAGGTAGACCCGTGTGGGTTCGGCGCCGGGGAGTTCCACCCAGCGGATCGTCGTGCCATCCGGTCGGACCTGGGCGCCACGCATCACATACCTCCCGACTGATACCTCGTGTTCGAGGTATTCCGTTGCCGAGGTAAGTTAGCACGGTGTTGGAGTTCGCGATATTGGGCTTCCTGGCCGACGCCCCGCTGCACGGGTACGAGCTACGCAAACGCGCGGCTGCACTCACCGGCCACGTCCGGCCGATCGCGGACGGGACGCTGTACCCGACGATCAAGCGCCTGGAGCGTGCGGGTCTGCTTCGCCGGGACGTGCAGGCTGGCCAGGTGGCGGCACCACGGCACGTACTGATCCTGAGCCCGGCCGGACAGGCCGAGTTGTTGCGTCAGCTCCGCACACCCGACGAACTCTTCATCACCGACGAGAACCGCTGGTTCACGCTGCTGGCGTTCCTGCGCCACCTCGACGATCCCGCAGCCCAGGCGGCCGTCCTGCGCCGCCGGCTCGATTTCCTCACCCAGCCGGCGAGCTTCTTCTGGGACGGCGATCGACCGCTGCGCGCTGACGACTTTCCCCACGACCCTTTTCGCCAAGGGTTGTTCCGCATCGCCACCGCCACCAGCCGCACCGAGATTGCCTGGTTGCGAGAAATGCTGACATCACTCCCGCGATGACAACCGGCAGCCAAAGGGCCGGTCTCCCCCTGGCGGGAAACCGGCCCTTGGCCTGCTGGGCGCTCGGAGCGACTCGAACCACTGTCCCCTGATCGTTCGCGTCTGCTCGGGAGGCCACCCAGCAGCAGCGAGGCTTGTCAGGCGGTGAGCTTGCCAGCGATCTTGACGACCCGCTGAGCCATGTGGTCGAGGGCGTTGAGCTGGGCGTCGCCCAGCGGAGCGTCGTTGCTTCCGCCGGTGACGTGCGAGACGCCGTACGGGTTGCCGTCGCCGAACTTCAGCGGGTCGGTGTACCCGGGGGCGACGACCAGACCGCCGAAGTGGTGGATCGTGTTGTAAAGCGCCAGGAGCGTCGACTCCTGACCGCCGTGGGCGGTCATGGATGCGGTGAAGCCGGCGTACACCTTGTCGGCCAGCAGCCCCTGCCCCCACTGCGGGCCGAGGGTGTCGATGAACTGCTTGAGCTGGCTGGAGACGTTGCCGTAACGGGTGGGGGTGCCGAACAGCACCGCGTCGGCCCAGACGACGTCGTCGGCGGCCGCCTTCGCCTCGGTCTTCGTGGCGTCGAAGTGCTGGCTCCAGGCGGCGTTGGAGGCGATGGCCTCCTCGGGGGCAAGCTCCGGAACCTGGCGCAGCCGCACCTCGGCGCCGGCCTTCTCGCCAGCCTCGGCGAGCCGCTTGGCCATCGCGTGGACCGTACCGGTCGAGGAGTAGTAGATGACGGAGAGCTTGGTCATCGAAGGAACCCTTTCGGCAAAGTATTTGCTAGTGATAAATTTGCTGCAGCAACAACTTGACTGTAGCAGCGGCAGCGAGGCGGTCGCCACCTGGCCTGAGCAGGCCGTCCGAGTGCCGCAGCAGGAACCGCGCACAGCGAAGGCCGCACCGGGCAGGTGCCCGATGCGGCCTTCGGTGCTCAGGCTCGACGCGCCTGACTACTTACGCGTCGTACGCCGTCCAGTCCTCGACCGGCGTGAGTGGCACTGGCGCGGGCCGCTCCACCACCGTCGTCAGCTCGATCCGCCGGCCTTCGGCCACCGACTGGAGCAGGGTGGTCATCGTTTCGAGCACGTGCAGCGCGACGCCGCCGCCAGCGCGCGGCGGACGCTGACCCTCGGCCCTGACAAGATCGATCAGACCGACGCCTCGGGCACCCTCGGCGTAACCGGCCCGCGGTTCCAGAACGCGCCATTCGGTACCACCGAGCGCGAAGAGGCGGACCTCACCGTCAAAACGGTTCGGATCGGGTACGGCGAGCGTGCCGGTCTCCCCGTGCACCTCGATCGGCGCGGCCGTCGTCGCGACGCCGTCGAAGCTCGTCGTGATGGTGGAGAGAGCACCGTTGGCGTGCTCGAGCACCCCGGTCACGTGGGTGTCCACCCCCACCGGGATCCGCTCGCCGGTACGCGGGCCCGAGCCGATGACGCGCTCGGCGCGCAGACGGCCGGCGGCTCCGCTCACCGCGCGAACCGGCCCGAGCAGGTGGATCAGCGCCGAGATGTAGTACGGCCCCATGTCCAGCAACGGACCGCCGCCCGGGGCGTAGTAGAAGTCGGGGTTGGGATGCCAGCGCTCGTGCCCCGGCGTGACCATGACGGCCGACGCGGACATCGGGCGTCCGATGAGCCCACCGTCGATCGCCGCCCGCGCCGTCTGCGTACCCGTTCCCAGAACGGTGTCCGGCGCGCACCCGACGCGGACGCCGGCCGACGCGGCCCGTTCGATGATCGAGCGACCGTCCGGGAACGTCACGGCGAGTGGCTTCTCGACATACACGTTCTTGCCCGCGTCGATCGCGGCGAGCGAGATATCGGCGTGCGCCGCGGGGATCGTCAGGTTGAGCACCGTCTGCACGTCCGGGCGGGCGAGCAGGCGCTCGACGCTCATCGCCTCGGCGCCGGGAATCGTGGCCGCGACCGCGGCCGACCGGGCTGCGTCGAGGTCGGCCAGCGCGACGATGTTCACCGCGGGGTGGTTCGCGAGCGTGTCCAGGTACGCGCGGGAGATGACCCCGAGACCTACGACGCCGACGCGGTGCGGGTCGCCCACACCATCCCCCTCTCGATGACGGTACGGACGTCCGCGTGCTCCAGCACGTCAGGGCTGTGCCCCGGGGTCGTCACGACGATGCGCCCGGCACCCCAGAGCCGGGTCCAGATCGCCGGCGAGGTGACCGGCCGGTGCCAGGGATGCCACGCCTGCGTTGGGTGGGTGGTGACGGCCAGTACGTCGATCAGGTCGTCGTGCAGCACCCAGTACTGCTCGGTGACCAGGTCGAAGTCCTCGATCCCCGCAGTGATCGGATGCTCGCGGCCGAGGTCGGTGATGCGCACCGTGTGCGGCAGGAAGTTGTCCTCCGCGCCACCGTGACGCTCGCACGGCTCCTTACCCGGGTGGGTCGCGAACTGGCCGCCCACCAGATGCAGGTACTCGGATGACGCGCGGAACGAGTCGACGATGCCGCCGTGCCAGCCGGTGAAGCCCGTACCGGCGATGACCGCCGCGCTGAGGCCCGCCGACTGGTCCGAGGTGATCTGCGACATCGTCACGCACTGCACCACGAGGTCGGTGGCGGCCATCTCGGCCGCATCGGCGTAGATCTCCGTCGACTCCTCAACCCGTACGGCATAGCCGCTGCGTTCGAGGAAGGGGATGAACAACTCTGTCGCCTTGACCGGCTGGTGCCCCTCCCAGCCACCCCGAACAACCAGTGCTCTCCGCTGCGCCACGCTCGCTCCCTCCCACGGTCCGTCACCACCGGGCCGGGTGCTCCCGCCCTGGCGACGTGCCGCCGATGCCCGTGCTCGTCGAGCACCGAAACCGTACTCGTAGATGCCGTCCGTGATCCACATCGATCCCCTACGCTCGGGAGCCAACGTCGCTGGTTCGCGGTGGAGGAGGCCTTGCGCTTGCGATTCGACCATCGTGACACCGAGACAGACGCGAGCATCGTCGACCGCGTGTGGCGGACCAGCAGCGACGTGGAAGAAACGATGACGTCCGCAGCACGCACGTGCAGCCAACTGATACTCACCCGCATGCAGGGACATCTGTTTGCCAGCCTGCGCGGGCCGGAGACCAGGGCGACTACTGCGCCGGTCCCACCGAACGCCGAGTTCCTCGGGATCCGGCTCACGCTCGGCACCGTTCTTCGGCCGCACCCCGCAGCATCAATCGTCGACGGGTACGTGCCCTTCCCGGTGACGGACTCGGGCCGGATAGTCATCGGCGGCGAGGACTGGGAAGCGCCGACGTACGAGAACGCCGAGCAGTTCGTCCGGCGCCTGCGGCACGCTGGTCTGCTGGTGCGATCACGCCTGAGAGTCGAGGAGCACCTCGCCGGGCACCCCGAGGGCCATCCGTCCCAACGAACCCTTCAGCGGCAGTACCGCGCGGTTACCGGCCTCTCGCAGACCGCCGTGACGCAGATCGACCGCGTGAACGCCGCGGCCACGATGCTGCGCGATGGGCTCGACTGGCGCGTGGTCGTCGAGGCGCTGGGGTACTTCGACCAAGCTCACCTGGCACATGCGCTGCGGCGCTACGTCGGGCGCACCGCGCGGGGGCTGCGCGCGGGCGACGAGGCATCGATGTCGTTTCTGTACAAGATCGGCCCGCGACCAGGCAGCTAACCTCCGTCTGCCGGCCGCCCCGGCGACTGTCCCCGTTCCGGAATTCGGAGGAGAACCGTGCTGCTCAGCGTCAACGTCTTCGTCAGCCTCGACGGAATCATGCAAGGACCGGGAGCTCCCGACGAGGACCGCTCGGGCGGCTTCGACCGCGGCGGGTGGCTCGTCCCGCACGCATCCGTGCACACCAACGAGGTCGTCGAGGGCTGGTTCCGTGAGGCGGACGCGTTCCTCTTCGGCCGCACGAGCTACGGCCTGCTCGGCGGGTACTGGACAAAGGTCACCGCGCCTGGCGACCTGATCGCCACCAAGCTGAACACGCTGCCGAAGTATGTCGTCAGCAAGACGCTGACGGACCAGGAGGCAGACTGGAGCCCGACGACGGTCCTCCGCACTGACATCGTGGACGACGTGCGCCGACTCAAGGAGCTTCCCGGCAAGGAGCTTCAGGTTCACGGCAGCTGGAAGCTCGTGCAGGCGCTGCACCAGGCTGGACTTGTCGACCTCTACCGGCTGCTCCAGTACCCGGTCGTCGTCGGAACCGGAAAGCGCCTGTTCCCGGACGGATCGACGTTCGCGACATTCGCAGCCTCCGACGGGAGCGCGCGCGAGCTGCCCGGCGGCGTTGTCTCGCTGACTCTGACCCCCACGACCCTCGGTGTGATCTCTGCGGGCGCGTACACCGTGGAGAGGGGGCGCTCGACGACAGTCCTCGACTGACACCGATGGCTTGCCTTCATCTCGGCACATCCCTCTGGTGCAAGTCAGGACCGAGCCGGCGGCGCGAGCATCCGCTCCACGGAATCGAGTTGGGACCAGGCGAGCGAGTCATACCCGTCCTCCTCGCTCATCCGGCGTAGCTCCGCGAGGGCGTGCGCATCCCCTCGCAGGGCCAGGCCGCTCGCCGCGTAGACCCGGACCTCTTTGTCGTCGCCGCTCATCAGATCGGCGAGCAGCTCTCGCAGTGCGGGCACGTCGATCGCGGAATAGATGAACTCCGCCGTCGTCACCGCGCGGACCGTCCGGTCCGGGTCCTGGGCGAGGCTCAGCATCGCCTCCAGGACGTGACGTGGTGGGTCGTCGGCGGGGCCACCGACGCCATTGAGCAGGTCCGCAGCCACGCGGCTGCGCACCTGGGGGCGATGGTCCAGGACGAACGGTAGAAACTCGTAGAGGATCGCGCCGATCTCGCTGAAGCCTGCGTAGGCACCGAGCACGCTGCACAGCGTCTCGGTGTCCGTCTCGACCGCCATTCGATCCCGCAGCACCACCAGTGCATCGGCGGCGTACGGCGCGTCCGCGGCCTCCCCGTCCAGCGTGCAGAAGTGCAGCAGTTCCGCGGCGAAGCCGCGCGCCGCCGCCTCCGGGTCGGCGAGCCGCCCGGCTGCCCACCGGAAGGTCTCCTCCACCGGGTACCGGGTCATGACGGCGTGCCGCGACGCCTGCCAGTCGTACGAATCCGGGTCCGCCGACCACAGGGCACGCCCCAGCAGTTCGTCGCGTGAGACGGGGAGGTCCAGCCACCTTTCGAGGGCGGTGACGACGGCCCGGTGCTCGGCAAGGACCTCCGCTCGTCGGCCGTCGGCGGCGGTCAGGCGGATCCGCAGCGCTCGGGGCGAGTATTCGTCCACGCTGAGGTAATCCCGAGTCACCGTGACGGCGTCGTCGTCCACCGCCCCCGACCGGCGGCGCAGCTCAGCCTCCGGGTCGACATCGAGCCAGGCCCGAGCTGCGTCGAGCGCAGTCCGCAGTGTGGCCTCCGGGACCGGGTGACACGACAGGAGATGTGCCAACAGGCTGCTGGCCCCGTGCTCGGCCGCCCAGACCACTGGGTCGACGTCGCCCCAGGGTCCGGAGGGCACGGCTTCACCGTGCGCGTACAGCAGTTGCGTGAGCCCCGGGCCACCCCAGCGGGCAATCTCGCCGGCCACCGCACGGCCCTCGTCCTGCCACTGCGCCTCAACCGGCAGCGCGTTCAGATGTTGGCGTGCAGCGGAGAGGTCACCGTTCCGGACAGCATCGATCACCTTTTGCTCCACCCGGCCATTCTGCTCCCGCTGCAAGGCCCAGTTCCCAACCGGCTCCCCCAAACCAGGCTCGAACCCAAACCGACATGCACCGCGACGAACTGGAACCAGCTCCGAAGGCAGATCGGCTGTGGCTATGGCGAAGTCGGGCTGGGGCTGAGGCCCGTGACGGTTCGAGAAACCTCGCGGATCAGATCGAGCGGTTCTTCGGTCCAGTGGGAGGCGAGCACGAGCTCACGGGCCGGATCGACCCACAGCAGGTGTCGTCCGCCGTTGCCGCGGGCGCTGCGGCCGGTCGCCGGGGCACCGGGCCACGGCACCTGCTCATCATTGAGCCACCACAGATAGCCGTATTCACGTTTGACCGGGCATGGAGCCCATGACTGATCAATCCAGTCGTCGCTCAGCAGGCGGGTCCCGGCATAGGTCCCTCGGTTCAGGAAGAGCTGCCCGATCAGGGCCAGATCCCTGGCAGGGACAACAAGGCCCCCACCCCAGTGCGCGCCGCCGGAAACCACCTCGACCCGGTGGCCGTCGATGTCGACGGCGCTCGTCCGGTACCCGTGCCACGACCACCGGTCCGAGCCACCCAGAGGGACCATGACCCGTTCCCGCAGCACGTCCGGTAGCGACCTACGAAACAGAAGCGTCAGCGCGTAGGTGAGCAGGTTCATCCGCACGTCGTTGTACGCCCACCCCTCTCCCGGCGGCGTGCCGTGCACCTCTGTCCTTTCGCGGAAGCTCTGCGCGTCCACGCTCGTCGGCTTGCCCCACAGCTCGCCCTCCCACTGACTCGACTGCTGCAGCAGATGCCGCCAGGTGATTCGCTCGTTGTGCGGCCCGTGGAATTCGGGAACGTCAACGACCTGGTGTACCGGTTGGTCCGGCACCAGCAGCCCGTCGTCGAAGGCCAGGCCAGCCACGACCGACACGACCGACTTGGTAACGCTGAACGCCATCTCAGGGACGGCCGGATCGCCCCAGGCCGAGACCTCGCGACCCCCCACCCGGACAACACCACTGGCCCCGCTGGCGGCAAGCAGCGGGCCGACAACCTCTCGATGACTCGTGTCGGAGACCTGTGCTGCCAGGTAGGTATCGATGTCGGCGGCATCCCTTGTCCATCGGGCACCGAACTCGCGGACGATCCGTCCCAGAGCCTGCCGATCCACAGACACAGTCATGCCATCAAGTGTCTGCCACGTGTCGACATGAGGGCGCCCGGGACGGCTCCGATTTCTGAGCCTCAGTATTTGCCCATGCGGCGCCGCCGTTCTGCGACCCCGCTCAGGTACGTCTGCCGCTGGGCAGTGAAGTCGTCCGGCTGGGCGAGCCCTTCCAACGTGGTGACCTCGCCGTACCAGAATTGTCTGAAGCGGGTCATGCCCTACGGATGCGGGCTTCGGCCACATTCTTGATGTGGGCCGCCCGCCGCTTGAGTAGCTGTCGCAGATACGGCGCGATCAGCAACCGGGTCACCGCCACTCCCAACGGTCCCATGGGTGCGCTGATACTCAGGCGGTCGGTCATCTTCGTAGCACCGCCGGCGAGGGCCTGGAAGTGGTGCTCGTGACGGAGGGCGCGGAAAGGACCCCGCGTCTGCTCGTCGACAAAGCGGTATGGGCGTTCGTAAGCGGTGATACGGCTGGTCATGCACCAGCGCAAACCGAGATGACGAGCGCGAAAGGTAACCTCGTCCCCGAGGGTGAGGTGGCGCTGGCCTGTGCTGGTTGTGGCCGTCTCCTGGCTGCCCTGCAGGGATGCGGCATGAACGTCTACGTCAAGTTCCAGATCGAACACCACGTTCGGGGCAGCGCCGATGACGGACACGATCTCGATCAGCGTCGCCACGTCGGCAGCCTAGATCAACACCCCGAGCCAGCACAGCCACCGGTCAAGAACCAGGCAAACCGTCCCGGGCGACGATCCACGACGACCAGGGCGAGCGCGTCAGTTCTGGATGGAGAACGTCGCGACGACACCGTTGTGGTCGGACCTGGTGCCACCGACGATGTCGTAGTCGGTCATCCACATGAGCTGATGCTCGGGCAGCCGCTTCCAGAAGTAGACGTAGTCGATGTGCCGGTTGCCGTGCGTTCCGGTGCCCTTCTCGCCGTAGAGGTTGTAGTTGGAGCGCAGGTTCGGCAGCTCGTTGGCCTCGAAGACCTGCCACGGAAACTTCGCGTACCCGTAGCTCCGGTCGGCGCTGAAGTCGACGTTGAGGTCACCGCTCACGATGACCTGGCCCTCGCTCTGCTTGTCGACCGCCAGTTCCTTGAGTCCCTGGAACTGCGCCTCGGCGCACCGGGTGCGCGGCAGGTCCTCCGGCCGTCCGGCGGTCTCGATGCTGGCCACCGCGTGGGCGTTGATGTGTGTCACGTTGCGGCCGCTGGCCCTGTGCCGGTACTTGACCCAGTTGTTGTAGCGCGCGGGCGGCACCTCGCCCGGACCGTTGGTGTCACAAACGAAAACCGAGCCCTGATCGAGCACGTCGAACATGCTCTTCTTGGCGATCAGCGCCTCGCCGGCCTGGTTGGTCCCGCCCGGCGCGGACAACCACCACCCGTTGTCGGCGGCCCAGCTCTTCAGGAAAGCCTTGCGGTTGCCGACCTCGTTGAGACCGACGAGATCCGCCCTGGACGCGATCAGGTTCAGGTCGTGCACAAAGTCGGCCTGACTCAGCCCGTTGTAGATGTTCAGCGTCGCAGCCTTGAAGGCCACGTTCGCCGCAGCCGCCGGAGTGGCCGGCAGCAGGGCCGCCACCAGCGCGACCACGCCCGCGAGAGCGCCCAGGGCGCGGGCCGACCACTGTGTTGTCCTACGCATCGACGTCCCTTCACACGGAACCGCCGTCGGTGGCGGCCAGCGCACGCTAACAATTCTCGTTGACGCGACACCGAACATCCGACGACAAAGAATCGACAAGTTCCCTTGCTCTGCCAAGGCATTCCGAAGTGGATGGATGTCGGGTTCTGGACCCAGCGCTACCGCCCGAATCCCCCTGCCCGGACAGTGCACTCGGGGCCGGAGGGGGTGGGGTAGTTGGGACAGCCGACGGGTGAGTCGGTCATGATCCGAGACTGGTTCAGTGTGCCGCGGGTGTCCGCCGAGAACCGGGCGGCGGTCTTCGGCGCACGTACCCAGGACCCGCGGGTGGAGTTCGTCGCGCTGACCGTGCGGTACTGGGTGGACGCCCACGCCACCCGCTCGATGACCCGCAGCCGGGTGTTGCAGGCGATGACCGGTCGGATCTCCGCCGACAACGTCGGCGATCTGATCGCGATGCTGGCGAGGCTTGGGCTGGCCGAGGCGTTCTTCGACCTGGCGGCCTCCGACGTCGACACGGACGGGGCGTTCCGCGGATTCCTGCTCGGCCTCGACCCCGCGCTGCTCGACGCGATGCGCCACTACGCGGCCTGGAACGGGATCAATCCGAAGCTCTTCCTCGACGGCTTCCTGGTGGGCGTCGGCGAATCCGTCGCGACGGTGGTGGTCGACCTCGGCAAACTCGTGCAGCTGATCGGTCGCCTCCAGCAGGAGCAGATGACCACCCTGATCGTGCTGACGGTGGACCCCCGGGCGGGCCTGCAACGTCTCGCCGAGCAGGCCACCGTCGTCCGCGAGGCGCTGGCTGGCATCGTGGCCGCACTGGACCCGAGCACGGTGCCCGAGCGGCTGCTGGCACTCTGGCGCGGCTGGGCGGCGGAATTCGGCCGGCACCTCGAGGCGCTCGACCCGTTCGCCGCCGGCCGGCTGCTCGGCCGGATCGCCGGCGACCTGTTCCAGCTGCTGACCGGCCTGGTTCAGCTGGTCCGGCTGCTCGGTGGCGTGGCGGTGCGCGCCGCGATCCGGTACGTGCCGCTGCTGATCGTTGGTTCCCGGCAGGCTGCCGCCGAGGTCCGTCTGCTGACCACCCAGATCGCCGCGCTGCTCGTCGCGATCGGTCGTGCGGCGCTGCTGGCCACGCCACAGGTGGGCCTGGCGGTGCTGCGTACCCTGTTCACCCCGAAGGTGCTCGACGCGTTGTTCCGGCAGGGCAGGGCGCTGCTGGTCGACGCCGAGCTGACGCTGACCGTGTTCAACCAGGCGGCGCACGCCGAGGCGTTCGCCGGGGCGGGTGCCGGCGCCCGGCTCAGCGCGCTGATCAGCGTCGACGGCCGGCCGGTCCTGATGGCGTGCATGTCCGAGACGGTGTCGTCGGCCGGTCGCTCGGCCACCCGCGCCGAGCTGAACGAGGCACTCGACGAAATCATCAAGCGCGTCGAGGATCTGCGCGAGCTCAAACCACCCAAGACCCCTCGCGACATCCGGGCCGCCGCCGTGCGGGCCGCCATTGCCCGCCAGCTCGAGCAGCGCCTGACCACCGTGTTCAACCGGGCGTTGCAGACCGCCGCGTACGAGGAGTTCCGCGCGCTGCGCAAGGCTGGGCAGGCGCAGCCCTGGCGGCTCGGCCAACAGGTGCACCGGCGGATGGCCGCCGAGACCGCTCAGTTGGTCGCTCGCTCGCCGGGGTTGCAGCCGTTCGCGGAGAAGTCGCTGGCCACGGTGGTCGAGGCGGTCCGCGCGGCCAACCCGGAGCTGGCTGCGGCCCTGCGCGGCTCCGACGCGTTGCTACGGCAGACGGTCGCCCAACTGCTGCTCGGCCATCCGGACCGGGACCTGCTGCTGCGGCTCGTCGGTTTCACCGGGAGCCCGTCCGCGGCCGGCGCGGAGAAGGCGTTGGCCGCCCACCTCGCCGAGCGTTTCGGGTGGAAGGCGTCCACGACCGTCGGTGAGCTCCGCAGTGACCTGCTACTGGTCGACGCCGAGGCGGCCCGGGTGACCAACGTGGACTGGACGTCGTCGACGAAGCTGGAGCGCTTCGAGAAGACGTGGGGCACGGTCGCCGACGACCTCGGCGAGGCGTTCGATGGTCGCTGGGAGGCGATCGCGGAGGCCTATCAGCGGGCCGCGAAGGGCGGGGTCCCGGCTCAGGTCGTCGCCGGCCTGGAGGAGCTGACCACGCACGCGGTGCGGGAGACGGTCATCCGGCAGGCCGCCCTCAGCCAGTTGTTTCCCGGGTTCTTCGTCACCTCGCACGAGATGACGTACCAGGGCCTGCACTCCCTGTTCAAACTGCCACTTTAGAGGAGCACCGATGGGCACAGTCGTCGTCGCCGACGCGGACCTGGCGACGCTCGGATTCAGCAGCGCGCACTCCGACCGCTACGTCTATTCCAACTACTTCGTGCCGGTTCAGCTCACTTTCGGCGGCGGTGAAACGCCCCTACTGCCGTTCTACGTCAAGCAGGCGCTGATCGAGGCGACCCGGTACGGCGGGATCTCCGCTGATCGACTGCCGCACCTGCTCAAGGAACTCGGCCTGTCGGAGGTGTGGAAGGCCAACGACATGGACGCGGCCGAGGCGGCGCTGCCGGGTGTCGACTCGGGCATGATCAACCGGGAGCCACCGGCCCGGCGTCAGACCGTTCTCGGTGACCAGGAGGCGGAGTTCATCGCCGGCCTGCTCCAGTCCGACGTGGGCATCGCTTTCCTCGACCGGACCCGGATCCGGCCGGTGGGCTTCGCGCTCG encodes:
- a CDS encoding Gfo/Idh/MocA family protein, which produces MGDPHRVGVVGLGVISRAYLDTLANHPAVNIVALADLDAARSAAVAATIPGAEAMSVERLLARPDVQTVLNLTIPAAHADISLAAIDAGKNVYVEKPLAVTFPDGRSIIERAASAGVRVGCAPDTVLGTGTQTARAAIDGGLIGRPMSASAVMVTPGHERWHPNPDFYYAPGGGPLLDMGPYYISALIHLLGPVRAVSGAAGRLRAERVIGSGPRTGERIPVGVDTHVTGVLEHANGALSTITTSFDGVATTAAPIEVHGETGTLAVPDPNRFDGEVRLFALGGTEWRVLEPRAGYAEGARGVGLIDLVRAEGQRPPRAGGGVALHVLETMTTLLQSVAEGRRIELTTVVERPAPVPLTPVEDWTAYDA
- the wrbA gene encoding NAD(P)H:quinone oxidoreductase translates to MTKLSVIYYSSTGTVHAMAKRLAEAGEKAGAEVRLRQVPELAPEEAIASNAAWSQHFDATKTEAKAAADDVVWADAVLFGTPTRYGNVSSQLKQFIDTLGPQWGQGLLADKVYAGFTASMTAHGGQESTLLALYNTIHHFGGLVVAPGYTDPLKFGDGNPYGVSHVTGGSNDAPLGDAQLNALDHMAQRVVKIAGKLTA
- a CDS encoding ThuA domain-containing protein, which translates into the protein MAQRRALVVRGGWEGHQPVKATELFIPFLERSGYAVRVEESTEIYADAAEMAATDLVVQCVTMSQITSDQSAGLSAAVIAGTGFTGWHGGIVDSFRASSEYLHLVGGQFATHPGKEPCERHGGAEDNFLPHTVRITDLGREHPITAGIEDFDLVTEQYWVLHDDLIDVLAVTTHPTQAWHPWHRPVTSPAIWTRLWGAGRIVVTTPGHSPDVLEHADVRTVIERGMVWATRTASAS
- a CDS encoding PadR family transcriptional regulator, whose protein sequence is MLEFAILGFLADAPLHGYELRKRAAALTGHVRPIADGTLYPTIKRLERAGLLRRDVQAGQVAAPRHVLILSPAGQAELLRQLRTPDELFITDENRWFTLLAFLRHLDDPAAQAAVLRRRLDFLTQPASFFWDGDRPLRADDFPHDPFRQGLFRIATATSRTEIAWLREMLTSLPR
- a CDS encoding alpha/beta fold hydrolase, giving the protein MRGAQVRPDGTTIRWVELPGAEPTRVYLHGLGASSPTYYAAVAANPALAGRRSLLMDLLGHGISDRPADASYTLEEHADLTATALTAAGVSAAEVIAHSMGGAVAVVLAARHPHLVSALVLVDATLDPQPPGVGIGARYTEEQFVHGGGRSETLTRVGPAWAATMRLAGPEALYRTAAHLGRGTTPTMRELLLELPVPRTYLHPAGNEPIGAQALTDAGVRVISVPDSGHNIMLDNPDGFVAATVAALPA
- a CDS encoding helix-turn-helix domain-containing protein, giving the protein MEEALRLRFDHRDTETDASIVDRVWRTSSDVEETMTSAARTCSQLILTRMQGHLFASLRGPETRATTAPVPPNAEFLGIRLTLGTVLRPHPAASIVDGYVPFPVTDSGRIVIGGEDWEAPTYENAEQFVRRLRHAGLLVRSRLRVEEHLAGHPEGHPSQRTLQRQYRAVTGLSQTAVTQIDRVNAAATMLRDGLDWRVVVEALGYFDQAHLAHALRRYVGRTARGLRAGDEASMSFLYKIGPRPGS
- a CDS encoding oxidoreductase; the protein is MTNERWTLGEDLAVNRLGYGTMKLTGWPRGEAPARDTAMAILRRAVDLGVNHLDTSNYYARDGVSANELIRTALHPYPDDLVIVTKVGALVEGPDITLPPTEQRGLTPDGLRRGIEANLRSLGVDRLDVVNLRMGDRGHTDAPLEGALETLMSLRAEGLVRHIGVSNVSPEQVDRARAVAEIVCVQNLYNIAARDDDPLVDTCAEAGIAYVPFFPVGGFQPLTAEHLSAVASRHDITVPQVALAWLLARSPNIVLIPGTSSLAHLEQNIAAAQVRLTEDDLALLDAAR